A part of Vigna radiata var. radiata cultivar VC1973A chromosome 11, Vradiata_ver6, whole genome shotgun sequence genomic DNA contains:
- the LOC106776323 gene encoding probable beta-D-xylosidase 6 codes for MRKQWTWSSMMMMMLVLMLFLVSETAIGISNDYACKFPHHSYSFCDASLPTLARARSIVSLLTLPEKILLLSNDASSIPRLGIPAYQWWSESLHGLALNGPGVSFNGTIPSATTFPQVILSAASFNRSLWFRTAAAIAREARAMFNVGQAGLTFWAPNINIFRDPRWGRGQETPGEDPMLASAYAVEYVRGLQGIRGIHDAVGNDDDDDDELMVSACCKHFTAYDLDKWEQFARYNFNAVVSQQDLEDTYQPPFRGCIQQGKASCLMCSYNAVNGVPACASEELLGLARDKWGFKGYITSDCDAVATVYESQKYVNSSEDAVADVLKAGMDIDCGTFMLRHTEHAIEQGKIKEEDIDRALLNLFSVQLRLGLFDGDPIRGQFGKLGSKDVCSPEHKTLALEAARQGIVLLKNDKKFLPLNRDIGASLAVIGPMATTSKLGGGYSGIPCSLTSLYGGLGEFAEGISFSFGCHDVSCESDDGFGEALDTAKKADFVVIVVGLDDTQETEDRDRVSLLLPGKQMDLVSSVADASKNPVILVLIGGGPLDVSFAEENDKIGSILWVGYPGEAGGKALAEIIFGEFNPVGRLPMTWYPEAFTNVPMNDMNMRADPSRGYPGRTYRFYTGSRVYGFGHGLSYSHFSYNFLSAPSKISLSRIINDGSRKRLLYQARKEVYGADYVPISELQNCNSLSFSVDISVTNLGDLDGSHVVMLFSKGPKVVDGSPETQLVGFSSLHTVANKSTDTSILVHPCEHLSFADEQGRRILPMGYHTLSVGDVEHIVSIQIY; via the exons ATGAGGAAGCAATGGACATGGAGTtccatgatgatgatgatgttggttTTGATGTTGTTCCTTGTCTCTGAAACAGCCATCGGAATAAGCAACGACTACGCTTGCAAATTCCCCCACCACTCTTACTCTTTCTGCGACGCTTCCCTTCCCACTCTCGCTCGAGCGCGCTCCATCGTTTCTCTCCTCACTCTCCCGGAGAAGATCCTCCTTCTCTCCAACGACGCCTCTTCCATTCCCCGCCTCGGCATCCCCGCCTACCAGTGGTGGTCCGAGTCCCTCCACGGCCTCGCCCTCAATGGCCCCGGAGTCTCCTTCAACGGCACTATCCCCTCCGCCACCACCTTCCCCCAAGTCATCCTCTCAGCCGCCTCCTTCAACCGCTCCCTTTGGTTCCGCACCGCCGCCGCCATCGCCCGCGAGGCCCGCGCCATGTTCAACGTCGGCCAGGCCGGCCTCACCTTCTGGGCCCCCAATATCAACATCTTCAGAGATCCCAGGTGGGGCCGCGGCCAGGAGACTCCCGGGGAAGATCCCATGCTCGCTTCTGCCTATGCTGTTGAGTACGTCAGAGGCCTTCAGGGGATTCGTGGAATCCATGATGCTGTTggtaatgatgatgatgatgatgatgaacttATGGTGTCTGCGTGTTGTAAACATTTCACTGCTTATGATTTGGACAAGTGGGAGCAGTTCGCGAGGTATAACTTCAATGCTGTG GTATCACAACAGGATTTGGAAGACACATATCAGCCACCTTTTCGTGGTTGTATCCAGCAAGGGAAAGCAAGCTGCTTGATGTGTTCCTACAATGCGGTGAACGGTGTCCCGGCTTGTGCTAGTGAGGAACTCTTGGGACTGGCTAGAGACAAGTGGGGGTTCAAAGG GTACATAACCTCAGACTGTGATGCTGTGGCCACGGTTTATGAGTCTCAGAAATACGTTAATTCCAGTGAGGATGCTGTTGCTGATGTTCTCAAAGCAG GTATGGATATTGATTGTGGAACGTTTATGCTTAGACACACTGAACATGCTATTGAACAAGGTAAAATTAAAGAGGAAGATATAGACAGAGCTCTTCTTAACCTTTTTTCTGTTCAACTGCGCCTTGGACTGTTTGATGGAGACCCTATAAGAGGCCAGTTTGGAAAATTGGGATCAAAGGATGTTTGTAGCCCAGAACACAAAACACTGGCGCTTGAAGCTGCAAGGCAGGGAATTGTACTGCTGAAGAATGACAAGAAGTTTCTTCCCTTGAATAGGGATATTGGTGCCTCCTTGGCTGTCATTGGTCCAATGGCAACTACAAGCAAACTTGGTGGTGGCTACTCAG GAATTCCTTGCTCCTTAACAAGCTTATACGGAGGACTTGGAGAGTTTGCAGAGGggatatcattttcttttggtTGCCATGATGTATCGTGTGAGTCTGATGATGGTTTTGGTGAGGCTCTTGACACTGCAAAAAAAGCTGATTTTGTTGTTATAGTTGTCGGACTTGATGATACGCAAGAGACCGAGGATCGTGATCGAGTTAGTCTTCTCTTGCCTGGTAAACAGATGGACCTTGTATCCTCTGTAGCTGATGCTAGTAAAAATCCAGTCATTCTAGTTCTTATTGGTGGAGGACCTCTTGATGTCTCTTTTGctgaagaaaatgataaaattggaAGTATTCTTTGGGTTGGGTACCCTGGTGAAGCTGGCGGAAAAGCCCTAGCTGAAATAATCTTTGGAGAGTTTAATCCAG TGGGAAGACTACCAATGACTTGGTACCCTGAGGCATTTACTAATGTTCCCATGAATGACATGAACATGCGAGCTGATCCTTCACGTGGTTATCCAGGAAGAACCTACCGCTTTTATACTGGAAGTAGAGTATATGGATTTGGCCATGGTTTAAGTTACAGCCATTTTTCCTACAATTTCTTATCAGCCCCAAGTAAAATTAGTCTGTCAAGAATAATCAATGATGGTTCTAGAAAAAGATTACTGTATCAGGCACGGAAAGAAGTTTATGGAGCTGATTATGTTCCAATTAGTGAGTTGCAAAATTGCAATTCATTGAGTTTCTCAGTGGATATTTCTGTGACTAACCTTGGTGATTTGGATGGAAGTCATGTTGTTATGTTATTCTCTAAAGGGCCGAAAGTTGTAGATGGTTCTCCAGAAACCCAGTTGGTTGGGTTCAGCAGTCTGCATACTGTTGCTAACAAATCTACTGACACGAGCATTTTGGTTCATCCTTGTGAACACTTGAGCTTTGCAGATGAGCAAGGAAGAAGGATTTTGCCAATGGGCTACCACACCTTGAGTGTAGGGGATGTGGAGCACATTGtttcaattcaaatttattga